ACGCGTTGTTCAGCCAGATCGACCTGCATCGCATCTATGGCGGCGTGGTTCCCGAGCTGGCGTCGCGCGATCACGTTAAGCGCCTGGTTCCGTTGATGCGCGAGGTCTTCACGCGCGCTGGCGTGGCTGAAGGTGACGTGGACGGCGTAGCGTACACGGCCGGCCCCGGGCTGGTTGGAGCGCTGCTGGTAGGCGCCGCTTGCGCCAAGGCGCTGGCTTTTGCCTGGGGCGTCCCTGCACTGGGCGTCCATCATATGGAAGGCCACCTGCTTGCGCCCATGCTGGAAGAGAATCCGCCGGAGTTTCCGTTCGTCGCCTTGCTGGTATCTGGTGGCCATACCCAGCTGGTTCGGGTGGATGGGATCGGCCGTTATCAGCTGCTTGGCGAGTCGCTGGACGACGCTGCCGGTGAAGCCTTCGACAAAACAGCCAAACTGATGGGGCTGCCGTATCCGGGCGGGCCGGAGATCGCCCGCTTGGCTCAAACGGGCGAGCCGGGGCGCTTCGTCTTCCCGCGTCCGATGACGGACCGCCCGGGTCTCGATTTCAGTTTCAGCGGCTTGAAAACCTCGGTGCTGAACGCCTGGCAACAGGCTGGAGGGAGCGATGTCGATTCACAGACCCGTTGTGATATCGCCCTGGGCTTCGAACATGCTGTGGTTGAAACCCTGACTATCAAATGCCGCCGCGCACTCAAGTCCACCGGACTCAAGAGGCTGGTGATCGCTGGGGGCGTCAGCGCCAACCGGCGTCTGCGTGAGTCGCTGGGGCGGATGGCGCATGGTTTGAACGGAGAGCTGTTTTATGCGCGACCCGAGTTCTGTACCGACAACGGCGCGATGATCGCTTACGCTGGCTGTCAGCGACTGCAGGCAGGGCAGCGCGACAGCGCCGGGATCGAGGCCCGGGCTCGATGGCCGATGGAGCAGCTACCGGCGATAGACCAGGCCGACAGCTAGCGGCGGAAGTCGTTTTCGGTACCGCTGAGCAGGCGGCCGATGTTCAGACGGTGCCGTAGCAGGATCAGCGACACCATAAGCAGGATGGGTAGCAGCAGTTGCGGGTGTCGCCAGGCGAACCAGGGCAGAAGCCCGGCACAGGCGGCCAACGACGCCAGTGACGCGATACGTTTGATCAGAAACACGGCCAGCCAGAGCACTGCTGCGATCAGCGTAGCCGGCCAGGACAGCAGCATCAGCGCGCCGCCGGCCGTAGCCACGCCCTTGCCGCCACGAAACTGATGGAATATCGGCAGGATGTGTCCGATGATTGCCGCCAATGCGACCCAGCCTTGCTGGGGTGGTGACAATCCGACCCGCGCTGCAATCCACACCGCCGCGGCGCCCTTGCTCCAGTCGCCGACCAGTGTGGCCAGCGCCAGCTGCCGGTGTCCCAGGCGCAGCATGTTGCTTGCGCCGGGATTGCCGGAGCCGCTGTAGCGAGGGTCTGGTAGCCTCCCAAGCCTGCTCAGGAGCACGGCGAACGACACCGAGCCAAGCAGGTAGGCAATACACAAGAGAATGACGAACTTCGCAGGCATCGTCGTCGCGCCGTGGCAAAAACCAGATTGTAGACGAACAGTGGGGGACGAGTGGATCAGGTATTCATTAACGGGTTGTCTGTCGATGCTGTCATAGGCGTCTACGACTGGGAGCGGATCGCTCCGCAGCGCCTGATCATCGATCTCGACATGGGCTGGGATATGGCCCGCGCTGCAGCAGAGGACGATATCACTGCGACGCTCGATTATGCTGCGATCAGCCAGAGAATCGCCGGATTCGCAGCGGCCAGTTCGTGCGCCCTGGTTGAAACCTTCGCGGACAGACTCGCCAGCGCGATCATTTGCGAGTTCGGTGTGCCCTGGCTGCGCTTGCGTGTGACCAAGCCCGGCGCTGTGCCGGAAGCGCTCGGAGGCGTCGGAGTACTGATCGAGCGTGGCGCCAGGCTGTCGTGACTGCCATCTATCTCGGGCTGGGCAGCAACGTCGACCGGGAACACTTCCTGCGCCGTGGGCTGGATGCGCTCGAGCAGCTACTCGGGCCGTTGCAGTGTTCACCGGTTTTCGAAAGCGATGCGGTCGGTGTGCTCGGGCAGCGCTTTTTCAACATGGTGGTCGGGGCGCAGACGCACCTGAGCCTGGCTGACCTGAATGCGGGGCTCAAGGCTATCGAAGCGGCTTGCGGACGGCGAGAAAGCCGAACCGCAGGCCGTATTACGTTGGACATCGACGTGCTGGTATACGGTGAACTGACCGGGAGGCATGACGGCATAGAGCTTCCACGTCCTGAGCTACGACGCAACGCCTTTGTGCTCTGGCCCTTGGCGTTGCTGGCGCCACAGCTGACGCTGGCGGGAGAGCCGAGCAATATCGCCGGGGTTTGGAGCGCGTGGCAGGGTAATCAGATGCTCTGGCCGGTAGAGTTTGCCTGGCGCGAGCAGTCTCTGACTCCTTTGCCTTTAATCGAAACGTACCGGCCTCGTGACGTTTCCGGCCGTTGAGCGCCTAATGCTGCGTCTGCTGCTCCGCCTGGTACGCTTCCAGTGCTTTCACGCGCTCTTGCTGCAAGGCTTGTCCGAGCTCGCCTCCGCCCAGCCCGCGGGCCAGTAGCGCCTCCACGCCAACTTCCCGTACTGCCATGGCGGCCTCGCTCAGATAGGGTGTCTCCCGGAGCGCCTGCCCCGCGCCTGCGCTGCGTTGGAACGCCTCGCACGCGTCGAGAAACTGCTCGAAGCGTTCCGGTCGGCGATAGATGTCGAAGGCCTTGAACATATCCATCAGCGCCTCGGCCGACAGTTCGCATGCCTTCTGATAACACAGTTGGAACCTGCCGGTGAGCACGGCAAGCTCCTGACAATCGCGAGGTACCTTGAAGCGACGATTTGCCGACTGGATCGCGCTGAGTTCGTCGCGTGGGCATTCGCTTATCCGAGTTGACTCCGCCAGGCTTTCGACAAGGCAGGCCCAGCGTGGCGGCAGCGGAAGCCGCATCTTTCCGGTCTGATGTAGCGTTGGCAGGAGATGCTCTGGAAGCTGCTCGACCCCGAGCTCCGGCAGCAGATGCTCCAGAGCCCGGCAGTCGCGAAGCGTGGCGATGAAGACGTCAGGCCGGGCTTCCATCAGCGCTCGGCTGATCTCTTTCCAGCTTCGCTCAGGGGTCAGTGCTTCCAGCTCGCCGGAGATGGCGAGTTCGCGCATCAGTTGCAACGTCTCATCGGCAATCCGGAAACCCAGGTCGGCGTAACGCGCGGCAAATCGCGCCACCCGCAATACGCGCAACGGATCCTCACCGAAGGCGGGTGAAACGTGGCGCAGCAGTCGTTGCTGCAGGTCAGCCCGGCCGCCGTAGGGGTCGACGATGCTGCCGTCATCGTCCATCGCCATGGCGTTGATGGTCAGATCGCGACGCACCAGGTCCTGCTCCAGCGTCACGTCCGGACTCGTGTGAAACACGAAGCCGCCGTAGCCCCGACCGCTCTTGCGCTCGGTCCGGGCGAGGGCGTACTCCTCGCCGGTGCGGGGTTCAAGAAACACCGGGAAATCCTGTCCGACGGGTCGGAAGCCCGCTGCGATCATATCCTCAGGCGTTGCGCCGACCACAACCCAGTCGCGCTCGGTAACGGGCAGGTCCAGCAGTTGGTCGCGCACCGCCCCGCCAACCAGGAAGCGTTTGAATGAATAGTTCATGCGGCGACTGTAAGCGATTTGGCTGAAGCAGGCCAGGGAGCACCCGGGCCCGCGACTGGAGCTGATCAGATCGGCGGGATGTTCAGATCGAAGCGCGGGAGACGGCCCTCGACCGGGCGCGGAGGGACATGTACCTCGTCGACGACGCGCTCGCCTTCGACGCTTTCGAGATGAATGTCGAAGCCCCAGAGACGGTGCAGATGCTTCATCATCTCGCTGGTCGACTCGCCCAGCGGCTTGCCTTCATGCCGCTGATGCCGGAGCGTCAGCGAGCGGTCACCGCGCCGGTCCACCTCCCATACCTGAATGTTCGGCTCCCGGTTGCCCAGGTTGTACTGGGCGGCCAGATGCTGGCGGACGGCTCGATAGCCCTCATCGTCATGGATGGCGGCGATTTCCAGATGGTCACGCTGGTCATCGTCGACCACCGCGAACAGTTTCAGATCCCGGATCACCTTGGGCGAGAGAAACTGCAGGATGAAGCTTTCGTCCTTGAAGGTGCGCATGGCAAATTTGATGCTCTCAAGCCAGTCGCTGCCGGCAATGTCGGGAAACCAGCGGCGATCTTCTTCGGTAGGGTGTTCACAGATTCGGCGAATGTCCTGCATCATCGCGAAACCCAGCGCGTAGGGATTGATGCCGTTGTACCAGCGGCTGTCGAAGGGTGGCTGGTAGATCACA
The nucleotide sequence above comes from Halopseudomonas xinjiangensis. Encoded proteins:
- the plsY gene encoding glycerol-3-phosphate 1-O-acyltransferase PlsY, producing MPAKFVILLCIAYLLGSVSFAVLLSRLGRLPDPRYSGSGNPGASNMLRLGHRQLALATLVGDWSKGAAAVWIAARVGLSPPQQGWVALAAIIGHILPIFHQFRGGKGVATAGGALMLLSWPATLIAAVLWLAVFLIKRIASLASLAACAGLLPWFAWRHPQLLLPILLMVSLILLRHRLNIGRLLSGTENDFRR
- a CDS encoding SpoVR family protein; translation: EGFMMEFLQSHTSVIYQPPFDSRWYNGINPYALGFAMMQDIRRICEHPTEEDRRWFPDIAGSDWLESIKFAMRTFKDESFILQFLSPKVIRDLKLFAVVDDDQRDHLEIAAIHDDEGYRAVRQHLAAQYNLGNREPNIQVWEVDRRGDRSLTLRHQRHEGKPLGESTSEMMKHLHRLWGFDIHLESVEGERVVDEVHVPPRPVEGRLPRFDLNIPPI
- a CDS encoding multifunctional CCA addition/repair protein, which codes for MNYSFKRFLVGGAVRDQLLDLPVTERDWVVVGATPEDMIAAGFRPVGQDFPVFLEPRTGEEYALARTERKSGRGYGGFVFHTSPDVTLEQDLVRRDLTINAMAMDDDGSIVDPYGGRADLQQRLLRHVSPAFGEDPLRVLRVARFAARYADLGFRIADETLQLMRELAISGELEALTPERSWKEISRALMEARPDVFIATLRDCRALEHLLPELGVEQLPEHLLPTLHQTGKMRLPLPPRWACLVESLAESTRISECPRDELSAIQSANRRFKVPRDCQELAVLTGRFQLCYQKACELSAEALMDMFKAFDIYRRPERFEQFLDACEAFQRSAGAGQALRETPYLSEAAMAVREVGVEALLARGLGGGELGQALQQERVKALEAYQAEQQTQH
- the folK gene encoding 2-amino-4-hydroxy-6-hydroxymethyldihydropteridine diphosphokinase translates to MTAIYLGLGSNVDREHFLRRGLDALEQLLGPLQCSPVFESDAVGVLGQRFFNMVVGAQTHLSLADLNAGLKAIEAACGRRESRTAGRITLDIDVLVYGELTGRHDGIELPRPELRRNAFVLWPLALLAPQLTLAGEPSNIAGVWSAWQGNQMLWPVEFAWREQSLTPLPLIETYRPRDVSGR
- the tsaD gene encoding tRNA (adenosine(37)-N6)-threonylcarbamoyltransferase complex transferase subunit TsaD codes for the protein MRILGIETSCDETGVALYDSERGLLADALFSQIDLHRIYGGVVPELASRDHVKRLVPLMREVFTRAGVAEGDVDGVAYTAGPGLVGALLVGAACAKALAFAWGVPALGVHHMEGHLLAPMLEENPPEFPFVALLVSGGHTQLVRVDGIGRYQLLGESLDDAAGEAFDKTAKLMGLPYPGGPEIARLAQTGEPGRFVFPRPMTDRPGLDFSFSGLKTSVLNAWQQAGGSDVDSQTRCDIALGFEHAVVETLTIKCRRALKSTGLKRLVIAGGVSANRRLRESLGRMAHGLNGELFYARPEFCTDNGAMIAYAGCQRLQAGQRDSAGIEARARWPMEQLPAIDQADS
- the folB gene encoding dihydroneopterin aldolase, with amino-acid sequence MDQVFINGLSVDAVIGVYDWERIAPQRLIIDLDMGWDMARAAAEDDITATLDYAAISQRIAGFAAASSCALVETFADRLASAIICEFGVPWLRLRVTKPGAVPEALGGVGVLIERGARLS